A window of the Rissa tridactyla isolate bRisTri1 chromosome 24 unlocalized genomic scaffold, bRisTri1.patW.cur.20221130 SUPER_24_unloc_1, whole genome shotgun sequence genome harbors these coding sequences:
- the RNF41 gene encoding E3 ubiquitin-protein ligase NRDP1 isoform X1, which produces MGYDVARFQGDVDEDLICPICSGVLEEPVQAPHCEHAFCNACITQWFSQQQTCPVDRSVVTVAHLRPVPRIMRNMLSKLQITCDNAVFGCTAVVRLDNLMSHLNDCEHNPKRPVTCEQGCGLEMPKDELPNHNCIKHLRSVVQQQQTRIAELEKTSAEHKHQLAEQKRDIQLLKAYMRAIRSVNPNLQNLEETIEYNEILEWVNSLQPARVTRWGGMISTPDAVLQAVIKRSLVESGCPTSIINELIENAHERNWPQGLATLETRQMNRRYYENYVAKRIPGKQAVVVMACENQHMGEDMVLEPGLVMIFAHGVEEI; this is translated from the exons GCTCCTCACTGCGAGCACGCCTTCTGCAATGCCTGCATCACCCAGTGGTTCTCCCAGCAGCAGACGTGCCCCGTGGACCGCAGCGTGGTGACCGTTGCCCACCTCCGCCCCGTCCCGCGGATCATGCGTAATATGCTCTCGAAGCTGCAGATCACTTGCGACAACGCTGTTTTCGGCTGTACGGCGGTCGTGCGACTCGACAACCTGATGTCTCACCTCAATGACTGCGAGCACAATCCAAAGCGCCCGGTGACTTGCGAGCAGGGCTGCGG CTTGGAAATGCCCAAAGACGAGCTGCCAAACCACAACTGCATCAAGCATTTAAGGTCtgtggtgcagcagcagcagacgaGAATCGCTGAGCTGGAGAAGACCTCGGCAGAGCACAAGCACCAGTTGGCCGAGCAG AAACGGGACATTCAGTTGCTGAAGGCCTACATGCGCGCCATCCGCAGCGTCAACCCCAACCTGCAGAACCTGGAGGAGACCATCGAGTACAACGAGATCCTGGA GTGGGTGAACTCCCTGCAGCCGGCGCGGGTGACGCGGTGGGGGGGCATGATCTCCACGCCGGACGCGGTGCTGCAGGCCGTCATCAAACGCTCGCTGGTGGAGAGCGGCTGCCCCACGTCCATCATCAACGAGCTGATCGAAAACGCCCACGAGCGCAACTGGCCGCAGGGTCTGGCCACGCTGGAGACGCGGCAGATGAACCGGCGCTACTACGAGAACTATGTGGCCAAACGCATCCCCGGCAAACAGGCCGTGGTGGTGATGGCCTGCGAGAACCAGCACATGGGCGAGGACATGGTGCTAGAGCCGGGACTGGTGATGATATTTGCACACGGAGTGGAGGAAATCTAA
- the RNF41 gene encoding E3 ubiquitin-protein ligase NRDP1 isoform X2, translating to MRNMLSKLQITCDNAVFGCTAVVRLDNLMSHLNDCEHNPKRPVTCEQGCGLEMPKDELPNHNCIKHLRSVVQQQQTRIAELEKTSAEHKHQLAEQKRDIQLLKAYMRAIRSVNPNLQNLEETIEYNEILEWVNSLQPARVTRWGGMISTPDAVLQAVIKRSLVESGCPTSIINELIENAHERNWPQGLATLETRQMNRRYYENYVAKRIPGKQAVVVMACENQHMGEDMVLEPGLVMIFAHGVEEI from the exons ATGCGTAATATGCTCTCGAAGCTGCAGATCACTTGCGACAACGCTGTTTTCGGCTGTACGGCGGTCGTGCGACTCGACAACCTGATGTCTCACCTCAATGACTGCGAGCACAATCCAAAGCGCCCGGTGACTTGCGAGCAGGGCTGCGG CTTGGAAATGCCCAAAGACGAGCTGCCAAACCACAACTGCATCAAGCATTTAAGGTCtgtggtgcagcagcagcagacgaGAATCGCTGAGCTGGAGAAGACCTCGGCAGAGCACAAGCACCAGTTGGCCGAGCAG AAACGGGACATTCAGTTGCTGAAGGCCTACATGCGCGCCATCCGCAGCGTCAACCCCAACCTGCAGAACCTGGAGGAGACCATCGAGTACAACGAGATCCTGGA GTGGGTGAACTCCCTGCAGCCGGCGCGGGTGACGCGGTGGGGGGGCATGATCTCCACGCCGGACGCGGTGCTGCAGGCCGTCATCAAACGCTCGCTGGTGGAGAGCGGCTGCCCCACGTCCATCATCAACGAGCTGATCGAAAACGCCCACGAGCGCAACTGGCCGCAGGGTCTGGCCACGCTGGAGACGCGGCAGATGAACCGGCGCTACTACGAGAACTATGTGGCCAAACGCATCCCCGGCAAACAGGCCGTGGTGGTGATGGCCTGCGAGAACCAGCACATGGGCGAGGACATGGTGCTAGAGCCGGGACTGGTGATGATATTTGCACACGGAGTGGAGGAAATCTAA